A window of Salmo trutta chromosome 31, fSalTru1.1, whole genome shotgun sequence contains these coding sequences:
- the LOC115169430 gene encoding alpha/beta hydrolase domain-containing protein 17A, producing the protein MNGLSIRELCCLFCCPPCPSRIAAKLAFLPPEPTYSMLPDPEATAAAAAGTTPGGAPPSLGAPGLRSRLGGSGGDRGGGGGGGGGEGRWKLHLTERAEFQYTQRELDMTDVFLTRSSRGNRVGCMYIRCAPNARFTLLFSHGNAVDLGQMSSFYIGLGTRINCNIFSYDYSGYGVSTGKPSEKNLYADIDAAWHALRSRYGISPENIILYGQSIGTVPTVDLASRFECAAVVLHSPLTSGMRVAFPDTKKTYCFDAFPNIEKVSKIPSPVLIIHGTEDEVIDFSHGLALFERCPKAVEPLWVEGAGHNDIEVYSQYLERLRRFINQDLAAAHA; encoded by the exons ATGAACGGCCTGTCTATTAGAGAGCTATGCTGCCTGTTCTGCTGCCCTCCTTGCCCCAGCCGCATCGCAGCCAAGCTGGCCTTCCTCCCTCCAGAGCCTACCTACTCCATGCTGCCTGACCCGGAGGCTACAGCTGCGGCAGCAGCCGGGACCACACCTGGGGGTGCACCCCCCTCTCTGGGGGCTCCGGGCCTGCGCTCCCGGCTCGGTGGCAgtgggggagacagaggaggaggaggagggggaggaggaggagagggcaggTGGAAGCTCCACCTGACAGAGAGGGCAGAGTTCCAGTACACCCAGAGAGAGCTGGACATGACGGACGTGTTCTTGACAAGGTCTAGCCGGGGGAACAGGGTGGGCTGCATGTACATCCGCTGTGCCCCCAATGccag GTTCACATTGCTATTCTCCCATGGCAATGCAGTAGACTTGGGTCAGATGAGTAGCTTCTACATTGGCCTGGGCACGCGTATCAACTGTAACATCTTCTCCTACGACTACTCTGGCTATGGTGTCAGCACCGGCAAACCCTCAGAGAAGAACCTCTACGCTGACATAGACGCTGCCTGGCACGCCCTACGCTCCCG GTATGGCATCAGCCCAGAGAACATCATCCTCTATGGGCAGAGTATTGGCACGGTACCCACGGTGGACCTGGCGTCCAGGTTTGAGTGTGCTGCTGTGGTGCTCCACTCCCCTCTCACCTCTGGCATGAGAGTGGCCTTCCCTGACACCAAGAAGACCTACTGCTTTGATGCCTTCCCCAA CATAGAGAAGGTGTCTAAGATCCCATCCCCGGTGCTGATCATCCACGGGACGGAGGACGAGGTGATCGACTTCTCCCACGGCCTGGCTCTGTTTGAGCGCTGTCCCAAGGCCGTGGAGCCTCTCTGGGTGGAGGGGGCGGGACACAACGACATAGAGGTCTACAGCCAATACCTGGAGAGACTACGGCGCTTCATCAACCAAGACC